The following proteins are co-located in the Lentibacillus sp. JNUCC-1 genome:
- a CDS encoding YhgE/Pip domain-containing protein: MQKQTFRTAFAVLCSFLLLFGLLPAGTFAKEKDTGSEGIIDSKDETVYGTLRSDGQTKSMYVVNTFHVEKQGQLTDFGPYTDVRNLTNLEDIKMPSNHKVVFETDSDEFYYQGELKNQPLPWNLSITYTLDGEKIAPENLAGKNGHLQIQIETKQNESVDPVFFNHYLQQISVTIDPAKFKNVQAPKGTIANAGKNQQVTFTVLPEKEDVLIISADVTEFELKPIELNALPANIAIEDPDYGALTSDMQTLADAVAELHNGVAELNGGISDLNAGAADLSSGSSDFRGGLAELSQRSGDLISGSREIQKGLNGINERLSGNFETPDLSELQALPEGLRKLAGALNESAVGLGELKEGFKGAHDTLKGTINQIPEINPDEIDRLLNNVEKGSENKKTVKKLVQAYKKAQEVKGVYHGTQDRPGVKQAFNAVPQTLDEVSGGLNEMVTQLNQTADQIEAGLSQMDQLDQLDQLQQGIATLANEYSNLHSGIVSYTDGVKSLNANYKELDNGIQSLSNGLSSVDQGASELQSGSKELKEETADLPSEFESEIQEMLDEFDYSDFDPVSFVSDKNDQIGVVQFVLQTESIEMPEAETPDANDDDDNQSIWQRFLNLFK; this comes from the coding sequence ATGCAAAAACAAACATTTAGAACTGCTTTCGCCGTACTGTGCAGCTTCCTGCTCTTGTTTGGGCTTTTACCCGCCGGGACGTTTGCAAAAGAAAAAGACACCGGCTCTGAGGGCATCATCGATTCCAAGGATGAGACCGTCTATGGCACCCTTCGTTCAGACGGCCAAACAAAAAGCATGTATGTCGTCAACACTTTTCACGTGGAAAAACAAGGTCAGTTAACCGACTTTGGCCCCTATACCGACGTACGCAACCTGACCAATTTAGAAGACATCAAAATGCCGTCAAATCATAAAGTCGTATTCGAGACCGACAGCGACGAATTTTATTACCAGGGCGAACTTAAGAATCAGCCGTTGCCCTGGAATTTATCCATCACCTATACACTCGACGGGGAGAAAATAGCACCCGAAAACCTTGCCGGCAAAAATGGCCATCTGCAAATCCAAATTGAAACGAAGCAAAACGAATCCGTTGATCCCGTGTTTTTCAACCATTATTTGCAGCAGATCAGCGTCACAATCGATCCGGCTAAATTTAAAAACGTGCAGGCACCCAAAGGAACGATTGCAAACGCCGGTAAGAATCAGCAGGTTACATTCACCGTGCTCCCGGAAAAAGAAGATGTCCTGATCATTTCCGCAGATGTAACCGAATTCGAGCTGAAACCCATTGAACTCAATGCCCTTCCTGCTAACATCGCAATTGAAGATCCGGATTATGGTGCGTTAACCAGTGACATGCAAACCCTGGCAGATGCTGTTGCCGAACTGCATAACGGGGTTGCTGAATTGAATGGCGGCATTTCCGATTTGAATGCCGGTGCAGCCGATTTAAGCTCCGGATCCAGTGATTTCCGAGGCGGACTTGCCGAGCTGAGTCAAAGATCTGGGGACTTGATAAGCGGGTCACGGGAAATTCAAAAAGGATTGAACGGGATTAATGAACGCCTCTCTGGAAATTTCGAGACGCCCGATTTAAGTGAGTTACAAGCCTTGCCAGAGGGGTTGCGAAAGCTAGCTGGCGCTTTGAATGAGTCAGCCGTTGGGCTTGGGGAATTGAAGGAAGGATTTAAAGGTGCTCATGATACTTTAAAAGGTACGATTAACCAGATTCCTGAAATTAACCCCGATGAAATTGATAGACTTTTAAACAATGTAGAGAAAGGGAGCGAGAACAAGAAAACAGTTAAAAAGCTCGTTCAAGCATATAAGAAAGCTCAAGAAGTTAAAGGTGTTTATCATGGTACCCAAGATCGACCTGGGGTAAAACAAGCATTTAACGCTGTCCCACAGACTTTGGATGAAGTTTCCGGCGGATTGAATGAAATGGTTACCCAACTCAATCAAACCGCTGACCAGATTGAAGCCGGCTTAAGCCAAATGGATCAGCTCGATCAGCTTGACCAGCTGCAGCAAGGCATTGCCACTTTGGCCAATGAATACAGTAACCTGCATTCCGGTATCGTTTCTTACACAGATGGCGTGAAGTCCTTAAATGCCAACTATAAGGAACTGGACAACGGCATTCAGTCGCTTTCGAACGGACTCAGCTCTGTAGATCAGGGCGCTAGCGAATTGCAAAGCGGTTCAAAAGAGCTCAAAGAAGAAACAGCAGATCTCCCGAGTGAATTTGAGTCTGAAATCCAGGAGATGCTTGACGAATTCGATTACTCCGATTTTGATCCCGTTTCATTCGTTTCAGATAAAAACGACCAGATCGGTGTTGTCCAATTTGTCCTCCAAACCGAAAGCATTGAAATGCCTGAAGCTGAAACACCTGATGCAAACGATGACGACGACAACCAAAGCATCTGGCAACGTTTCTTAAACCTATTTAAATAA
- a CDS encoding aldo/keto reductase, whose product MKTIKLGKSRLETSKIALGCMRMNELTRVEASGVIVNALENGIDLFDHADIYGDGHSEAIFGDAINLSDDRRETIKLQTKCGIRDGFFDFSKEHIIESVEGSLRRLKTDYIDTLLLHRPDTLMEPEEVAEAFAILQGSGKVRYFGVSNQNPLQMELLQKYLKDDLIVNQLQLSLVHTPMIDAGFNVNMHNDPAVVRDGGVLEYCRLNDITIQAWSPFQHGMIEGPFIGNPDFPQVNRKLEEMAEEKRVSPTTMAIAWILRHPATIQPVVGTMNQERLTQIAKASDVQLTRKEWYELYRAAGNELP is encoded by the coding sequence ATGAAAACAATTAAACTGGGAAAAAGCAGGCTGGAAACGAGCAAAATAGCTTTGGGTTGTATGCGGATGAATGAGTTGACTCGAGTTGAGGCTTCAGGTGTGATTGTCAATGCCCTTGAAAACGGTATAGATCTATTTGATCATGCCGATATTTACGGAGACGGTCATTCCGAAGCGATTTTTGGAGATGCGATCAATCTGAGCGATGACCGGCGTGAAACGATTAAATTGCAAACGAAATGCGGAATTCGTGATGGGTTCTTTGACTTTTCAAAGGAGCATATTATTGAATCGGTGGAAGGAAGTTTGCGTCGGCTGAAAACCGACTATATTGATACCCTCCTTTTGCATCGACCGGACACCTTGATGGAACCTGAGGAAGTCGCAGAAGCTTTTGCGATATTGCAAGGCAGTGGAAAAGTCCGTTATTTTGGGGTGAGCAACCAGAATCCCCTGCAAATGGAATTGCTGCAAAAATATTTAAAAGACGATTTAATTGTGAATCAGCTTCAGTTGAGCCTTGTCCATACGCCTATGATTGACGCTGGATTTAATGTCAATATGCATAATGATCCTGCAGTGGTCCGCGATGGAGGGGTATTGGAGTATTGCCGCTTAAATGACATTACGATTCAGGCGTGGTCACCCTTTCAGCACGGCATGATTGAAGGACCTTTTATCGGAAATCCGGATTTTCCACAAGTGAATCGAAAGCTTGAAGAGATGGCTGAAGAAAAAAGAGTAAGTCCAACAACGATGGCCATTGCCTGGATTTTGCGTCATCCTGCAACCATCCAGCCTGTGGTGGGAACGATGAATCAGGAACGGCTAACCCAGATTGCCAAAGCTTCAGATGTCCAACTGACACGGAAAGAATGGTACGAGCTGTACAGAGCAGCAGGTAATGAACTGCCTTAA
- a CDS encoding PTS fructose transporter subunit IIABC, whose amino-acid sequence MTKILAVTACPVGIAHTYMAAENLQKAGEDLGVDIKVETQGSIGVENALTDEDIRQADGIIIASDKDVSKERFVGKKLLVVGVQDGIRRPEELIQKVQTNEVPIYNAGNDTIQAVKQKKKEKENPIYRHLMNGVSYMIPFIVVGGLLIAIALTLGGKQTPGGIVIPEDSFWKTIESIGAASFSFMVPILAGFIAVSIADRPGLAPGVIGGFIAANGSFYGSEAGAGFIGGIIAGFLAGYVVLAIKKIKVPKSVQPIMPIIVVPILGTLIVGILFSFVIGAPVASLFEALTEWLKGMQGASSIVLALILGAMIAVDMGGPFNKVAFLFGSAMIAEGNYEIMGPIAVAICIPPIGMGLATFLNKRKYQPAERETGKASFTMGLFGITEGAIPFAAQDPLRVIPSIVVGSMAGSVIAMMGSVGDRVAHGGPIVAILGAVDNVVMFFIAALVGVLVTAIMVNLLKKDVDSEPAMVSSSAGNAAVENTSADETIQQTETEEIEIHKLTDITTPELIKTRLNGTTRDEVMDELIKMLNASGVIESADTYKETLLAREAEGTTGLGMNIAIPHGKSSTVRKPAVAFGIQSTGVDWNSMDGTRAKLIFMIAVPKEREGNDHLKILQMLSRRLMDESFREQLLEAESKEEAYKLLDTIS is encoded by the coding sequence ATGACAAAGATATTAGCAGTTACAGCCTGTCCAGTCGGTATCGCCCATACGTATATGGCCGCTGAAAACCTTCAAAAAGCCGGTGAGGATCTTGGAGTGGATATAAAAGTAGAAACACAGGGATCGATCGGAGTTGAAAATGCTTTAACCGACGAAGACATTCGTCAAGCAGACGGGATTATCATCGCAAGTGATAAAGACGTCAGCAAAGAACGCTTTGTCGGAAAAAAATTGCTCGTTGTCGGCGTTCAAGACGGCATCCGCAGACCTGAAGAACTGATTCAAAAGGTACAAACAAATGAAGTGCCCATTTATAATGCAGGAAATGACACAATTCAAGCTGTTAAGCAAAAGAAGAAGGAAAAAGAAAATCCGATTTACCGCCATTTAATGAACGGCGTGTCGTACATGATTCCTTTTATCGTCGTCGGTGGTTTACTGATTGCAATCGCCTTGACGTTAGGTGGAAAGCAGACTCCGGGTGGAATTGTGATTCCTGAAGACTCCTTCTGGAAAACCATTGAAAGCATTGGTGCCGCTTCATTCAGTTTTATGGTACCGATCCTCGCTGGGTTTATTGCTGTCAGTATCGCTGATCGCCCCGGTCTTGCACCAGGTGTCATTGGCGGATTTATCGCTGCTAACGGCAGTTTCTACGGTAGTGAAGCTGGCGCTGGGTTCATAGGCGGTATTATTGCTGGTTTTCTGGCAGGTTATGTTGTATTAGCTATTAAGAAAATCAAAGTTCCAAAGTCAGTTCAGCCCATCATGCCAATTATTGTCGTACCCATTCTAGGAACATTGATCGTTGGTATATTATTCAGCTTTGTCATTGGAGCCCCTGTTGCATCATTATTTGAGGCACTCACAGAGTGGCTGAAAGGCATGCAAGGCGCCAGTTCCATCGTACTCGCTCTCATCTTAGGTGCTATGATTGCTGTTGATATGGGTGGACCATTTAATAAAGTTGCCTTTTTGTTTGGGTCCGCCATGATCGCTGAAGGTAATTACGAAATTATGGGGCCTATTGCGGTAGCGATTTGTATCCCGCCAATCGGTATGGGCCTAGCTACATTTTTAAATAAACGTAAATATCAGCCTGCAGAACGTGAAACAGGTAAGGCTTCATTTACGATGGGTTTATTCGGCATTACAGAAGGCGCTATCCCATTTGCTGCGCAGGATCCATTACGGGTTATCCCCAGTATTGTGGTCGGATCTATGGCTGGTTCGGTTATTGCTATGATGGGCAGTGTAGGTGATCGTGTTGCTCACGGTGGGCCAATTGTAGCTATTCTTGGTGCTGTCGACAACGTGGTTATGTTTTTCATTGCGGCGCTTGTTGGTGTGTTGGTGACCGCCATCATGGTTAATCTATTGAAAAAAGACGTCGATTCTGAACCTGCAATGGTCAGCTCCAGCGCTGGAAATGCAGCTGTGGAAAACACTTCAGCAGATGAAACAATTCAACAGACAGAGACAGAAGAGATTGAAATTCATAAACTGACAGACATTACTACCCCTGAGCTGATTAAAACGAGGTTAAATGGAACCACCCGTGACGAGGTCATGGATGAATTGATTAAGATGCTTAATGCATCTGGAGTGATCGAGTCAGCTGACACGTACAAGGAAACATTGCTTGCTCGAGAAGCCGAGGGAACCACCGGGCTCGGTATGAATATTGCCATTCCGCATGGTAAATCATCCACAGTCAGAAAACCAGCTGTAGCATTTGGCATTCAATCCACTGGTGTCGACTGGAACA
- a CDS encoding efflux RND transporter permease subunit: MTIFILLAVIGAIVQFWVPVNYSMVDYLPENAPSTTAMDVMEEEFDSAVANTRVMVQDVSVQEALAFKEDIAAIDGVNDVSWLDDAIDIRTPLEVADQETVETYYKNDKALFTLEIEEGKEVPATEAIYDVIGKDNAMAGDALNTAISQQKTGQETFNAAAILIPVVILILLLSTRSWFEPVLFLTAIGISVLINLGTNIFIGEISFISQSVAPILQLAVSLDYAIFLLHSFDDYRKTDSPEKAMKRAMKRSFPAVTASASTTFFGFLALTFMDFEIGADLGLNLVKGILLSFLSVMVFLPALTLISYKWIDKTHHKQWLPNRYPIGKFVTKLRIPALLLVALIIVPAFLAQNETNFIYGMGDNPDNTRAGQDENAIKDAFGKYTPIVLLVDKGDLARQEQFVDELSELKYVKSTVDYTGAVGTGIPPEYLEESAREQFFSEHYSRIILNTTTDTEGDAAFALVEDVKEVAANYYGDDYYATGESFTLYDMKQVVQEDNKLVNVLTVVAIAAVLLITFKSLSMPLVLILTIQTAVWMNLAVPYFTNEPLVYIGYLIISIVQLAATVDYAILFTEDYMNNRQEMPKFEAIKKTINEKIFSIGVSASILSSVGFIMWLTSTDPIISSIGILLGRGTLLAFTMVVIFLPALLVVFDKPIEKTTWRPNFYKRK; this comes from the coding sequence ATGACCATATTTATTCTACTGGCCGTGATCGGTGCCATCGTACAGTTCTGGGTGCCGGTCAATTACAGCATGGTCGATTATTTACCGGAAAATGCCCCATCAACAACTGCGATGGATGTCATGGAAGAAGAATTTGACTCTGCAGTTGCCAACACTCGAGTCATGGTACAGGATGTGTCCGTCCAAGAAGCCCTTGCTTTTAAAGAAGACATAGCGGCAATCGATGGAGTGAATGACGTCTCTTGGCTGGACGATGCCATAGATATCAGAACGCCTCTTGAAGTCGCTGATCAGGAAACAGTGGAAACGTATTATAAGAATGACAAAGCCCTGTTCACCCTGGAAATTGAGGAGGGCAAAGAAGTCCCAGCCACCGAAGCCATTTATGACGTGATCGGCAAGGACAATGCCATGGCGGGAGACGCTCTAAACACAGCGATCTCTCAACAAAAAACTGGACAGGAAACATTCAATGCGGCAGCCATTCTCATCCCTGTCGTTATTTTAATTCTGCTTTTGTCAACACGGTCCTGGTTTGAGCCGGTCCTATTCCTGACTGCCATCGGAATCTCTGTGCTCATTAACCTTGGAACCAATATTTTCATTGGAGAAATCTCATTTATTTCTCAATCTGTCGCGCCGATTCTCCAGCTCGCGGTTTCACTGGACTACGCCATATTCCTGCTTCATAGTTTTGACGATTACCGAAAAACAGATTCGCCGGAAAAAGCAATGAAACGTGCGATGAAACGGTCTTTCCCGGCAGTAACAGCAAGTGCTTCGACAACCTTTTTCGGTTTTCTGGCCCTGACGTTTATGGATTTTGAAATCGGGGCAGATCTCGGGCTGAACCTGGTCAAAGGGATTCTGCTCAGTTTCTTGAGTGTCATGGTCTTTCTGCCTGCTCTAACGCTAATCAGCTACAAGTGGATTGATAAAACCCATCACAAACAGTGGCTGCCTAACCGGTATCCGATTGGAAAATTCGTTACGAAGCTGCGTATTCCTGCGCTTCTGCTTGTGGCACTCATTATCGTGCCGGCTTTTCTTGCACAAAATGAAACCAACTTCATTTACGGCATGGGGGATAACCCGGACAACACACGCGCCGGTCAAGATGAAAATGCGATTAAAGACGCGTTTGGCAAATATACACCGATCGTACTGCTCGTGGACAAAGGCGACCTTGCCCGCCAGGAACAGTTCGTGGATGAGCTCAGTGAGCTGAAATATGTCAAAAGCACCGTTGACTACACGGGCGCTGTCGGTACAGGGATACCACCGGAGTACTTGGAAGAATCCGCCCGGGAACAATTTTTCTCAGAGCATTACAGCAGAATTATTTTAAATACGACAACAGATACGGAAGGCGATGCAGCCTTTGCCCTTGTGGAGGACGTGAAAGAAGTCGCTGCAAACTATTATGGTGATGACTACTATGCCACTGGCGAAAGCTTCACCTTATATGACATGAAACAAGTGGTTCAGGAAGACAATAAACTCGTCAACGTCCTGACTGTTGTAGCGATCGCCGCCGTCTTACTGATTACATTCAAATCCTTGTCCATGCCGCTCGTTCTGATCCTGACCATCCAAACCGCTGTATGGATGAACCTAGCTGTGCCTTATTTCACGAATGAGCCGCTCGTCTATATCGGTTATCTGATCATCAGCATCGTCCAACTGGCGGCCACTGTGGACTATGCCATACTTTTTACAGAAGACTATATGAACAATCGCCAGGAGATGCCGAAATTCGAAGCCATTAAGAAAACCATTAACGAGAAAATCTTTTCCATTGGGGTGTCCGCATCGATTCTGTCCAGTGTTGGCTTTATCATGTGGCTCACATCGACAGACCCGATTATCTCTTCCATCGGGATCCTGCTCGGCCGCGGAACGCTTCTCGCCTTTACAATGGTCGTGATTTTTCTGCCGGCACTGCTCGTTGTATTCGACAAACCGATCGAAAAAACAACTTGGCGCCCCAATTTTTATAAAAGGAAGTGA